A segment of the Numida meleagris isolate 19003 breed g44 Domestic line chromosome 21, NumMel1.0, whole genome shotgun sequence genome:
GTTATTGTCTTAAATCAGGCAAGCCAGGAATTTCCACGGGGAGGCTTGTCCATTTTCAGTCCTATTCCAGATCTCCTGGCTGTCTACGCATCCTCTGAACCACCCAACACACCCTTGTCGACAAGGTGAGCTTTTAATGTGTTGAAGATGTGCAGCTGCTGGTCTGGCCTCAAGGTTAAGAACTGCTGGATCAGTTTGCTTGGGTTAGGACCtctgaaacacaaaagcatCGTTACCAGTGAGTCCCAGCGCTCTGGGAATCAAAATACCCATTCATTCAGCAGTTCTACCCAGGGAACCCATTTAGGAGATGGGGAAATGGATTCAAAAGAAGCAGTACGCTGAGCTGTAAACACCAAACCTAATCTGTTTCAATAGGGCCAGGGATTTTCTGCTATTAACAGATGCTCCCCCTCTAGAATAAAAACACTCATGTAAGTTCAGTTCCTCATCTCTCTCAGGACAGCTTCTGTGCACCCGTGGGCTTTCTTCTATTCCTGAACATTTGTATACTgcaacagaattaaaattttgCTGCCTGATCAGCTCAGGGGAAACCCTGCTCAAGATTCACAGGAATGCAGTGGGGGCATGCAAGGGGGACTGGAGTAACAGACCTTAGGAAACAGACTGTGACGTGACTTTTTTGGAAGACACTTCCCTTTTCAAGCCCCCAGTTCCTCTTTTTCCTCGTCTCGTATTTTTAGATGTTTATCTCACAGGAATATCAACTGCCTCATACTGCAAGCCCCTATGTCACTTGAGTTTGACAAGGTGCCCAGACTTCactgaaaagcaattaaatacCTGATAAAGCTTGCAATGTACACGTTCACAAACGTAGCCATCAGATACTGACAGTCAAAGCGATCCATGATACCTCCATGCCCTGGGATTGTGTTGGCAAAGTcctgtgcaaagcagaaaggattACGTTAAAGCTTCAGATGCCCATTACTTGCACTTACAAAGTAAATCTATGTGTCACACTTGTACCCCTGCTCTAATTCTTCCCAGAAGGCAAAAGTCAGactaagaagaaattttgcttGATCCATCCCTGGGTTCTAAAAGTTTCTCCTTTATGAAGGCCACCAGTGCCTGAGGACATCAAGGCTTAACTCAGATCTGTCACTCAGAGGTCAAGGAAGGCCAATGCTTATCTCTTGCAAATGTGTCCTGCCTTTTAAAGTATCTTAGCTGCACATAGACTGTTTGTATCTAAAACCAGCCTGCAAGACATCAAGGCAAGCCTCAGACTGCAAAATATCCTGACTGGGTCAGGATACTTTATTCATCTACCTCTAGTTCTGCACCAAAGCAGTGACTAGAATATTGCAGTTGAAATTTTAAGGTCTCTCCCCACATCCATTTAATAATAAGTAAGAAAATCCATGAAACTGAATCATGCCCCACTGTTCTATTTGTTACTGAACAAACGTTCTCTCCCTTCCCAAAGCTCCCAACTTGCCACTCCTTGGAGAGACTGTttagagcagcagcagtggttcAGTCTTTATATTATCTACTGCAAACAGGTATCCTCACCTTGATTTTGAAGGCTCTCTTAAATCCACTAGCAAAGAAGCCTCCAAATGGCCCAATAAGGGAGGCAAAAGTAGACAGTGCAATGCTGTGGATTTGGAAGGGGTACATCCGGACTGtcttctgcaaggaaaaaaaccacaatgcaTCAGAGAAGGATTTCCACCAAGGATAGCACTGCTCATCTTTCTGTCTTAACCAGGCTCTAGGCCAGCTGGTTTTCAAACGGGTTCATGTCCCACCACACTTGGAATAGTTGCACTGGGTCTTCAATCCAAATGGAGCACCACTAaattcccccctttttctgGACGTACCATCATCCCTTGTCAAGTTCCTTTGAATACCACCCAAATAAAGCCCTCACCTCTTTTCCTCACGTTCCTATCCCATTAAATAAGACCTCAGTAAACAGAGAGAGCCCTACCCAGCCCACCACGGACTGCAGCACCAAGGGGATGTTGTACTCCTGTAGCTGGAACAGCTCTGATGGCTCACAGTCCACTGTGAAGCTGTTGGTGTCATTGTTGAACTCCACCGGACAAGTGAAGCACCGGTACCCAGACATCACATAGGACAGCTTCAAGGGGAGAGGAATAAAGATGCAGTAAGAGAGAATCATGATTAACATTTTCCTGAGCAATGAGGCAGAGGTGCTCTCAGGGGAAAAGGCCACTCAAGGAGACACAGTGAGGAGAGAGCTACGCTGCTAAGAAGATTACTTTCCTGAGAACAGTAATTGGCTGAAGGCAGAGTAAGCGTTTCTGCTTAGTGATTGCATCTGTTCAGCAAGCAGTGATCAGAGCCCTTTACAAACAAACTGAGACAGGTTGCACTACTTGGCTGAGCAACCAGACACAAAAACAGGTAGAAATATTCCAAGAGCACGGAGTTCCCCGCACAGCCTTGGAAATAATGCATGGCATTTATCCAACAGCAGCCCCAGATGCTTTGGCTGTGGAAATGCTGTAGTCTCTCCCCTTCAAGGTACAAGAGAGAATGTTTCAAGGATAACTAAGTAAAGTCACAGGGTCTGATGGGGACTAAAAGCTTCCACTAGTGCCCTGCTCCATCAGCAGGAtctgcacacagcacacaacACAACCACAGGCCATTTCAAATCCTAGTCAGTaggaaaaaggcaaacagaGAGAAGAGCCAGTAGTGCTTAAAGCCTGTGTGCACATTTTAGCCAAAGCCCTGTCACCTTACACAGGGAAGCCAAAGAAATAAGCACTGTGATTGCTACTTACCAGTAACCCAAACAAAACGGTGGCAAAAAACCCTCCAATAAAACCCTCCCAGGTCTTCTTTGGGGACAGCTgccagaggaagagaaagaaggggatCGTTACAAACTGTGCACCTACGCTCCCTGCAACACAGACTGGGACACGCACCAAGTTTCGTTTGGAGGCTTGCTTCAGACCTCTGAAAAGTCACAAAACTGGAGATCAGGGAACAGGGGATTAAGATCTGAAGAAGCTAAGATGCATCTTTTGCTCACCAAAGAATTACGAACCTTGATAAGCGGGGTGCGGCCAAAGAAGAACCCAAACATGTAGGCCATGATGTCATTGCAGATCACACAGGAAATCGGGACGATGAACCTACATGGGGGAAGAGCAAAACCATTCCAAGTGCCAAATCAGACAACTCCAGGACTTAACCAAGTGGGCAGCTgcttcttaaaacattttacaggACTATCACGTGAGTATCTCCCTATCCAATGCAATCTCACATGTTAGGAGCAATGACTTGAAGCTCTCAGGATAATCTCAGAGGTTATTCCAGTGCTCTGGACTGAAGAGCATGTTGTGTACCCAGAACTGTTTGTAAGCACGTTTTCTTTTGTCACACGTGGCATGCTGTTAGATAGctgccttcttttcccctcaaaaaGGCTGCACTTCAGCTGTAAGCAGGCTGCTCTCAAAGCACTCTGGGCTGGCCGAGGAGCACACAGGAACATGCAATCTTCAGAGCAGCCAACATTAgttcctggcactgctgctctggggaaTATGGAGACTGAGAGCCCCATCCTGAAAAGGGCTGcccctctgcacagcagctggaataagctggggaaggcagcaggttgcaatctcctttctttcacaCTGATGCTTTTAACATTATGCTGGCAGCATTGCCCAAAACgaagtgctgagcagcaccCTTCCATCCATTTGCTACATATGGGTGGACAGAGAAGGCACTAAAACAGGCCTAGCACTGCCTGAGCTGTCCCTGCACTGCAATTTGCAGATGCTTTAATACAGCTCTTTGCACAAAGCAAGTCCTAAGTACCTGAGGAATTGCtcaatattttgcttttctattcaGAACAGGAAGCACTTTGTCCTTGgtcatttttattaagaaaaataataatactaataaaagTTTTTAACACAATACATGGTAAGAGGTTCCAGGAAGACCTTACTATGGCCCAACTGTAAATAAAGGGGCTTgtaagaaaaatggagaaaaacttTTTATCAGGGcttgtagtgacaggacaaggggcaacatttttgaagtgaaatagggtagatttagactagatgtatggaagaaatattttacatgacAATGGTGAGATATCAGAACAGGTTGACAAGAGAATTTATGGGTTCCTTGTCATTGGAAGTGTTCTAGTGTTTGGATAGCATTTTGAGCAACCTAATCTAGGGAAAGACGTCCCTGCCTAcggcagaggggttggaattagatgatctttaagggtcccttccaacccaaatcattccatgattctgtgacaatCTGTACGAGGCTGCAGGAATCAAAGCAACTCAGAACACACAGCAACTCACCATATCATTCCTTCAAACAGGTTGTGAATGATGAGGTGCGACTGGGTAACAACAATTAGCAACGTCACATGGGTCCATccaaactggaagagaagacaGCATGCAGTCCAGCCTGCCTTGAGACACCGCTCACACGCATCGCTGGCAGAAATCAGATGCTGTTAGCCACCTCTCAGACTGAGAACAGCTCATGCACGTGTGCTAGCATGCACCTTCACCATGACAAACACCAAGAGGCATGAGGAACGGGGAACAGTCACCCCTAGTGATTTATGGGCACATTCTTCAGCTCAGGCCCAGAGCTGACCTTCACTGGGTAGACTTCTGCCAGACCAAGGGCTTTTTAGCACGCTCCTCTCCCATACATCTCACTCAGCTTTCTGACTAGCTGAGAAGCAAAAGGCTGATGGAGATCCAAGCTGTATCCCTGTGTGCTGATtaaactggaaagcaaaactAAGCGCACCAATGGCCAAACATGAGCGATGCCTCACTGATGtctgggaaaagggaaacataGCCGGTCAACCCCAGTGGCCATCTGCCCTCAAGAGGCAAATAGCCTTCTACAGTCATCTCAGCTTGCAGAAAGTTTCTTAAGAGCATTCTCCTgtgcagagagaagagaatTCATGACCAGAGGGAAATTTTGTCAGACTATCTCCCCAGATCTACAGTCTGCTCACAGTAGCTTTCCTCTGAGGCAGCATGACAgtgcacagccagcacagaagCATCTATTTATCTACATAACATTTTCAAGCAGCCTATATTATTCATTACTCTGCCTCCAactgggggcagccagcccctCTTTAACCTTACCATGTAGAACTGGAGGCGATAGTGCTTCTTCACCAGGCTCAAGACAAACATGCAGAAGCCTGgtgagagacagaaaaaaagtgaatgggGGAAATGCTCTTTCAAcagtaagaaatgttttttctccctccatGAGATGGCATAGTGCATAGCTCCTTAGGTTTTAATGTTCAGTACAGCATTACTATCTGGAAGTCACAGAATAATGTTGCCTACAAATTATATTTGTACAGTTAAACATCAAGCCTAACTGTCTCATGAAGTTTAGGGAGTCTTCTTCTGCAAAGCTTCATTTAAGGGATTTGTCACCATGCAGTCAAGTtataatgtcactgaagaacaGAGATAATTTGCTATAGATACTGAACTGTATACAGTGCTCAGGGCAAGAGTAGGTCAAGGAGATTTCAGACTTCCAGCCCAGacagatttaaaaacagaaaatgtggtCTCTACCTGTCAAGTAGAGGGCAAAAGAAATGAAGCGGTGGTATTTGCTGAGAATTCGCAGGGGCTCCTCCCTCTGAACCAGGGTGAAGAAATAATCTGTCACAGTCTCACCGTAGAAAAAGTAGTTAACACAGAGTAAGAAGTACCTGTGGAGAGTGCAGATGCTCGTTAGCAGGGCCCTAAAAGGCTCCtagagaaacacagaaagtgGCTTTGCATTTCCAAAGGTCTTTACACTGCTTTTATACACTGCAAAGAGCCATCATCCTGCAAGTGGCAGGCGGAGCTTTAAATGAAGGTGACATAGGCTAGTGGCAGCATCACTCAGCCCCACTCTGCAATGGATTGTACCATTGTTTGGCTTTGGCTTTGGCCTCCTGGTGCACAAGGACTGCCTGCCTTTAGGTGGCACTCCTCAACAGGCCTCTGTGAACTCCTGCATCCTAAAAGCACCGCCCATACATTCTAATGGCGCTGCTCCTGCTCTCTCCCCAGCCTTTCtctggcagccagagctgccacAGTTATATCTCAACGTTCAGCCCTTCACAATCACCTACAAACATCCATCTCACCCAAGCAACCAATTCTGTCACTTAGTGGTGATCATCAATGCTGTCCCTTGCAGAAAAAATGGGATTCAAACATCTGTACTTCATAAACAACAAGATAAGCTTTATCAGTACAAGTTGTTCCAAAATACATCACAATTTAGAGAAGGCTTTTCCCTTACAAGAGCTGCTAACATACGACACTGCTCAACACACAGCACTCCCATGGTCTCTGGTTTGGAGTTACCTGACTGCAATGAGATAAAGCTGCACACGAGCACTGGGAGAGGATTAGTCTCCCTACTCACCAGCTGAGCGTCCTGAACCAGGGCAGGTCATACGAGTGATACACATTATAGCCAATAGTGATGATCTCGTGGAAACATTTGATCTGGACACACATCACCTGCACAAAGAGACATCAGCAAGATGTACCACGTTTAAACACctccttcctcaaaaaaaatggaagaaccATTCCAAAATACGAGGCTCTGAGCTGTCAGCCCCAGCAACTTTCTCCCCTGCTGCTGTGAACACTTACTATTGTCATTAAGACCATGGGTCCCAAGTagatgatgatgaagaagaaGGTGATCATTGCCAGAGTGAGGATGCCTCTTACCCACCAATTCTTCCATCTAGatcacagagaaggaaagaagttaGAGAAAGCCAAAACAAAGTAAGGAAGCAGGACAGCACTCTCTGTGTATCATGAAAGCATGAAACTGAGCCCTGGAAACCCCAGATTTCTTCTTGGTGCTGCAGAGACCTTGTTCTACTGATCAAAGCCTGGTTGCAACAGCTGCAAGGCTACAGCTTCGTTCAGTCTTCCCTGCTAAGAACATCactaaatgcagaaaatattagTCAGGCACAGAGCATCTCGAAAGACACTGAAACAGGAGGGCAGTGTCTGTTCTTGTTCTGCTACAGGTTTCCCACACCTTGGACAAGCTGGGAATCATTACCAAGCCTTGCAGTTCCTTTTCCAGAAGAAACACAGGCTTTGGCATGTTGTATCCTTGCTACTGTCCAACAAATGCTGCCTTGAGCATCTCCCATCTTCAGAGAACACCTGGGAGAGATGCCTTCTCCTGTGATATGAATAAGGTGCCCCaaagcagcctgcagaagaTATTCCCACCTTCTTCTCAAATCTTGTCCTTATCAGCACATTTTTCCCCACGCACTCCTCCACAAGTAGGTCACACTGGTGGTTAAAAGCCATCAGAGCTGAGTGCTGAGAATGATGTCAAAGCTGAACACAATGTCTTCTGCCCCACCAAGGCCTCCCTCCCTTCACCTGTCAAGACCAAGCAAGCAGCgatgctgccctcctgcagcactcctctgccctggtggcacacagagcagccctgagcacTGCACTCTACTAGCCTCACTAATGTTACCATCActttctgctgcctgtggcCTCGGGGACACCTTCCTGTTTGCatgggagagagggagagggcaGCACTACCAGGAGCTGCTCAtgcagcttccagcagccaCTGCCAAGCTGCCAGGGCTTGGAAAGCCACGTGGCAAACACAGGGgccctggcagcagagcagaacaatACTGAGTGAGGGCTACCTTGAGGACAGGTTGGAGAGAGCTCTGTTCAGGACCTCTGGAGTGTCATCTGATGTTGGCACCGGAGGCGATCCTCCAAATTCAGACTTGCTCTCGCTGTCTGACGCGGTCTCTCCATCCAGCTTGTTCTCAGACTCTGATTCCTGCAActtaaagagagagaaaagctttACTAGGTACAGTGACAACGATGAATTTGGCCCAGAGAAGgagctgcgggtgccccatcccatcacagaggtgcccaaggccaggctggatggagcctgGAGCAGCCTCAGCTcgtgggggcaaccagcccacacCAGGGGGGTGGGGAgctctaaggtcccttccaattccaTCATTCTATGAATGAAGAAACTTAGCAGTCCCCAGGATGCAACACCTACCACCATTCTGCTTCTgcaaacaggagagaaagaggacaggaaaacggtcacaaagaaaatcattatGTGTTTTAGGTGACTTGCACGATGTGTTTTACTCTCTGGCATCCTCAGCAGTGACTACAGGAAAGGATCTGTTCCCTCTATACAGTTAAAAACCACATTGCAGTTGATTAAGAAACATCTCAAAGTACAACAAGTGCATAAGGGACACAAGCTTGTTAGCAGGAATTTTTACAAGGTCTCTCAATCCCCAGGCAGATCTCCAAGAATGCAGCATTGCCCAAGTTAGACAGAAAGAAAGGCCTCCAAGTAGACATGCTCAAGGCTTCCAGACAGACTTTTCAAGTGCTAACTTAATATGTGAGCACTAAAAATAACACTGAGCCCGTtctcagaaagctgaaaaggaagagcatGGCTTATCACTCAGGCCCAGCCATCCCCTCCAGTCACAGGAGAAACATGCAGAGGAAAGAGACAGCACCTGCTGTCCCTGCCCCCTGTACTACTGCTCCAGAGCTGAGCTCAAAGTCCTGTATTTGGGAGCAAACAAATAAAGGTGAGGCAGGAGGTTGCTGAAGGCAAGTGGTGGAAAAAGGATTACAAGCAATCTCCCTCTCCCTAGCAGTTTATCCTCTAGCCCAGCTCAGGAATAGGGGACAGACCCAAACAGGCACATTTTGCCCCttgtttcagcagcagagctgcatccTGCTCCTcgaagcaaggaaggaaaatgctgatCCCTGCTGGGAAGCAATGGGCAGGTGAGCCCAGTGCATTTGGCCTCAGAGCTATTTTAAACTCCTGGAAAAAAGgggcgaaaaaaaaaaaataaaaaggaggaagcagaggtgGGGGCTCTGCAAACAACACAGCATCATCTTGGAACACTGCAGCCCTCTGGGCTCTCCCACAGTCAGAAAGCAGGGACCCCACCAAAACAAACGCTGGGACTGGTTTGCTGTATCCAGACTGAGGGTATTTGTAGTTCACTGGAGCAGTGAGACTTGAGTGGCATTTCCCTTAGTTAAGGCAGGAAAGGATAATTGCTCCCCAGCTGTAAAGTAGCAGTGGCTGCAGGCCAGGATGCTGGAACAGACGAGGACAGCTACGTGCTGTCAGATGGAGGCAGCTAAAAATACAATGGTGCTTCCGCAGGCAAGTGAAGAGCCAGCACTGCGCCCATCACATCCCATAATGCCTCTTCCTCGCCGGGCTTTGCGCTTGCTCCTTCCCATTCCCATGGGCTGGGGACAAAAAGGAGAGAGCTAAAACAAACACCTCTGCCAGCACTCCTGAGGGGGTGAAGAAATGAAGCCTGGCTTTAGTTCGGCTGATTTTTAAAGTGACCTGTAAAACCCACTCATCCTATGGATTTCCAAAGAGATTCGGCGCCTTTCAGCTGGGGACATGGAAAGGATCAAACCCATAGGGCAGCTGCAAATGGcaggaagcaaaaataataaactcCTTGGAGACTGTGAGCACCCATGCTCTACGACAGCACAGGTGAGGGGCACTGTTCTCGAGCAGGTTTGGGGAAATCAGTGCgctgcactgagctgcagcctgtgcttcATGTTACAACACTCTGTGATTTTCCAAGGAAAGAATTCTCTAAACAATTCCCCTAACAGCCAACCTAAGTGACAGAGAAGAGCTTCACCTCCTGCCCGACCGAGCTCAGTTTCTCCTCCTGGATTTCTAAGTTACCTTTAGGAATAAGgatctagaaaacaaaaatgaacgtcaccaaaacaaaaatgaacgTCACCAACTCTATTTAAATGAGTAAGGAAGTGCTTAGGTACTTAGAGTAACCACCATTATCTCTGTAAGCTAAAAATCAAAAACCTTAAGCAGAATTTTAATGCAGTCCAAGTATTTATCGAATTGCACAAGTCCCAGGCTCGCTGGCAATGTGATGAAAGGATTAAATGAGAATGCAGATCCAAGCCAGCATCCCTGCATCTTATTCCCAAAGCACTAATATTGCAGGGCTAAGTGCAAGGCAGGCAAATTGCTCCTTGTCTGTGGTGCAGAGGATCAAAAGTTTCACAAAGTGCTCAGGGAccaaaagaaagggaaagagcaCGGATGCCTTCCTCTCTTCCACTCCTGGCCAAGAATAAGAAGGATAAAAGCAACTGCATAGCTCAAGGGACAGAGGAATGTGATGCTGCAAGGAGCCAATCTAGCAGCTGTTGGGATGGGCAGAGCAGATCTCTGCCATAGCCCAGATGATCATTTATTGTACAGACACTGACGTTGCAGCTAAAGGGGTGTAAACATCATCAGTTACCAGACGCACTGAGTTGGGTGCAATGCTAAACCCATACCTTGTGATGTGAAATATTCGGGTTGCTAAGAGCAGGAGCAAAGCCTCGTGGAATCAGTCTGCCAGTGCATGCATCCCACATCACCCCCAGCAGTGGGAACTGGAGAGGCTGTGCAACCAACATGCAAACAACCGAAGCTGCAACAAACACTGCCACGTTATTTCCAGAGAGTACAAAGAAGGCAGATGAGAGCTTGTCAGTATAAAGGGATGTTGTTAGGATGCAGCATGACATGTTGGACTCATTCTAGGTGCCTGCCTTGCTTGCTCAATGCAATCCTCATGGagctggaaggaaactggaaggaaactggaaggaaactggaaggaaactggaaggaaactggaaggaaactggaaggaaactggaaggaaactggaagNGgaaactggaaggaaactggaaggaaactggaaggaaactggaaggaaactggaaggaaactggaaggaaactggaaggaaactggaaggAAACTCCTCTCCTGGAGGAAGCAATCACCAAAGCGATGGCTAACACGCATTTTAACAtcatcattttgaaaacaactgagcagagctggaaatcagcccctctccctcctcGGATCTCTCTCAACGGGGTGCTGAGATTATATAGGACATTGTGCCACATGTAGGCTACAGAGAGGACTCAGTAACTGACACTATTTTTATGCCTTCTATGCAAATTGTAACCATCAGCCTACCAACCATCGATGTGAGCAGCTGAGTGAGGTGCTAAATAACTTGCTTAAGGCTGAGAGTGATGCGCCATGCCCTGGGCTACTTAATCCAGCTGTGACATCACCCTGCTAACACCCTCAGGCTGTTCCCACCACCGCCTTGCTCACCCTTAAAGCAAGGGATAGCCAACTACCAGGCAGAAACACGTTCCACAAAGCGAGCAGGAACCCAACCTGGCAGGGGCAGCACTGCCTGATGCTCACCCAGGGCTTGCTGGTGAAAATTTAAGCTCATTACAGAGTTGATGCTTCCACAAAGAGGTTGTGACTGCGAGGAGAGGGTCTGGGCTGCGTTAAGCCACAGATTGCAAACACAGTGTGAGGTGATGCTGGTACAACCAGTGCTCCAGGGAAGCTGGGTCTCATAGATGGTTTTCTGCCATGTTCCTGCTGCCTCTTCTGCGCTGTTTTCTCctatttctgcagctggaagaaaaaccTAGAGACTTGCAGTGAGTTAACCCAGACATCCTGACATCTCCTTCTGTAACCACTGGACTGTGCTCTCTCCTTGACCCTTCAACAGATCTCTCTGGTGCAGATCTGCTTGTCCAGCACCATAAGCAAGCCCAGTTCTCATTCAATTCATCAactcagatactgaaaggttcCTTAAAAAACAGGAGAATAAGTAACGCAGGAATAAAACATTTGTGGACAAGTATTTCACCCCCCTAAAGACAAGAATCGTGGAGGAATGAGTCGTCCCAGCTCCCTTTAAACAACTTAACTCCTGTAAGCAAGCAATATGAAATTTGTGCTCACATTTCCAAAGGGCTTTCTCGCAGCAGAAGCTGTGAGTGCTTTTTttcacccccccacccccacccccaagTATCCGTGACATGATCTCAGTTGCCATAGAAACAAGTGAGCTATCTCCCTGCCAAACATTTTCTGCCCAGTACAGATACAGTTCAGTATTCAGCGCTGGTGGATTAAATTAGTTCAAGAAATTCTATTCTCTGTGCACCTTCCTTGAAGCAAAGCGACGCTTTATTTGGACTTTCTGCCAGGCTAATGAAACACAGTGATGGAAAGTGCCAATAccctgttaaagaaaaaaacaaagttgctTTCTGAGGCATTAAAATTGACAGCTAGAACAACAGGGACCAACTATTAAAGCCTCTGCAATCCTCATCCACATTTGCAGGATCAAGGCCAACATAATTAGTCTGATGGATACAAACCTAACAGCCTCAGATAGGAAAATCCCAGCGAAGTGGTTTAATATCCCATGTCCAGAAAAGCTGCCTGCTCCACCCCCTTCTCACTGCTTTACACAGTAGTGCCCATCTCCAACAGCAGATGCCAAAGATCTCCAGCCTCGAGCTGACATCAAGGCAAAGCATCCTCCCATTGCTGCCCGCAGGGATACCCTCTTCTAAAGGTTTACAAGCTCAGAGGGGTGAAACAAGGAGCCTGGACACCATTACCACCAGAAGGAAGATGCACACAAGTGCCCATGCTTGATTTGGACCAAGGTCCCAAGAAAGGTACAACCAAGTGGGCACGAAGCATCTCATGTGCTGGGCAGGTCCAGGGGAACCTGCTTGAATTTCTCGTGCTGtgcagttgtcctcagagcagtTAAGTTCAAGTTTCTCGTGTCCCTCCATCAGAATATCCCACCAAGTTGGTGCCTGCTGGATCTCATCccagaattaaaacaaaactcagtGATGAAGGTCAGTTCTCATCTACATTGACATAGGACTCCTTTCCCCAGCCCCCCTCCCAAAAAACATACTGTAGTGGAAAGCATGCACAGAAACCAGGGCATGCTTACACACCAAGACCAGTAGCAGATAACATCACAAAACGGGTAAATGTTTGCATAGAGGCTGAAAGAACTAAGAAAACACCCACTGCCATCTCATATTCCCAAAGCCACTCGCTTTATTTTGAACACAAGCAAGCTCAGCTCACCAGGGGGATGTGACCAGAGGTATGCATAGTTTGCATTTAGCAGAGCAACTGTCTGATAGGAGAACCTGAGCTCGGTGTCAGCAAATATGATGGATGCAAAGTTGCACATCCCTGTGACTCATCTGGCTAATCCTCAGCCTGGTCCCCAGCTCAGCACGCACTCTGGGCTCCGTATATTCCAGGAAATCAAGGAGGTAAATGCTTCGCATCCTTTAGAGAAGCTACTGTACacaaaagagcacaaaaataGGTTGGCGTTCCCCCAGAACTTCCTACTGTTAAGAGCACAACCTGCCTCCTCCCCTAAAACACTTGAAGAGATGTTTTGGAGGCTTCAGTGCTGGGTTCTCCTGGCTCTCAGTGGCGTCCCTCTCCTATCACAGCATTCACTGAGCCAGCAGAattcacaaaaacagaaacaggacA
Coding sequences within it:
- the CDS2 gene encoding phosphatidate cytidylyltransferase 2 isoform X2; translated protein: MSELRQRLCGEREPEEKESESENKLDGETASDSESKSEFGGSPPVPTSDDTPEVLNRALSNLSSRWKNWWVRGILTLAMITFFFIIIYLGPMVLMTIVMCVQIKCFHEIITIGYNVYHSYDLPWFRTLSWYFLLCVNYFFYGETVTDYFFTLVQREEPLRILSKYHRFISFALYLTGFCMFVLSLVKKHYRLQFYMFGWTHVTLLIVVTQSHLIIHNLFEGMIWFIVPISCVICNDIMAYMFGFFFGRTPLIKLSPKKTWEGFIGGFFATVLFGLLLSYVMSGYRCFTCPVEFNNDTNSFTVDCEPSELFQLQEYNIPLVLQSVVGWKTVRMYPFQIHSIALSTFASLIGPFGGFFASGFKRAFKIKDFANTIPGHGGIMDRFDCQYLMATFVNVYIASFIRGPNPSKLIQQFLTLRPDQQLHIFNTLKAHLVDKGVLGGSEDA
- the CDS2 gene encoding phosphatidate cytidylyltransferase 2 isoform X1, with the translated sequence MSELRQRLCGEREPEEKLQESESENKLDGETASDSESKSEFGGSPPVPTSDDTPEVLNRALSNLSSRWKNWWVRGILTLAMITFFFIIIYLGPMVLMTIVMCVQIKCFHEIITIGYNVYHSYDLPWFRTLSWYFLLCVNYFFYGETVTDYFFTLVQREEPLRILSKYHRFISFALYLTGFCMFVLSLVKKHYRLQFYMFGWTHVTLLIVVTQSHLIIHNLFEGMIWFIVPISCVICNDIMAYMFGFFFGRTPLIKLSPKKTWEGFIGGFFATVLFGLLLSYVMSGYRCFTCPVEFNNDTNSFTVDCEPSELFQLQEYNIPLVLQSVVGWKTVRMYPFQIHSIALSTFASLIGPFGGFFASGFKRAFKIKDFANTIPGHGGIMDRFDCQYLMATFVNVYIASFIRGPNPSKLIQQFLTLRPDQQLHIFNTLKAHLVDKGVLGGSEDA